From Ramlibacter agri, a single genomic window includes:
- a CDS encoding ABC transporter transmembrane domain-containing protein — protein sequence MQSPSAPAKSAQSLSGLLPFLRPYRVRIALACLFLLTAATAMLLFPLALRGMIDLGLSAAPGDRVLALREHFLLLFGVAVALGLSSAARFYQVSWLGERVTADLRNAVYAHVLEQSPEFFESTQTGEVLSRLTTDTTVVQTVIGSSFSLGLRNLVMGVGALVMLVVTHPYVMVQVLGVVLLVVLPAMWFGRRVRRLSRASQDRVADSSAIAAEVLNAIPVVQSYAAETREAQRFSGATENAFRTGIRRTKARAALVAFVIIANAALMLWGLYEGTQAVLRGELTAGQLGQAVLYVGIFAGAIAILGEVYGDLLRAAGATERLMELLASRSPVASPAVPVAAPRLGAGSRVEFDGIRFFYPSRPATPALDRFDLDVRPGETVALVGPSGAGKSTVFQLLLRFYDPQEGRIVVDGTPIRDLGLQDLRDRIALVPQEAVIFSASARENIRYGRPGASDAEVEAAARGAFAHDFIAALPEGYDTFLGERGVRLSGGQRQRIAIARAMLKNPPLLLLDEATSALDAESERMVQAALESAMQGRTTLVIAHRLATVQKAHRIIVLDHGKIVEAGTHEALLAAQGVYARLAALQFMT from the coding sequence ATGCAGAGCCCATCCGCGCCCGCGAAGTCCGCCCAATCGCTTTCCGGGCTGTTGCCCTTCCTGCGTCCCTACCGCGTCCGCATTGCGCTGGCGTGCCTGTTCCTGCTGACCGCGGCGACGGCAATGCTGCTGTTCCCGCTGGCGCTGCGCGGCATGATCGACCTGGGCCTGTCCGCCGCGCCCGGTGATCGCGTGCTGGCCTTGCGCGAGCACTTCCTGCTGCTGTTCGGCGTGGCCGTGGCGCTGGGCCTGTCGTCCGCGGCGCGCTTCTACCAGGTGAGCTGGCTGGGCGAGCGTGTCACCGCCGACCTGCGCAACGCCGTCTATGCGCACGTCCTGGAACAAAGCCCCGAGTTCTTCGAGAGCACGCAGACCGGCGAAGTGCTGTCGCGCCTGACCACCGACACGACGGTGGTGCAGACGGTGATCGGCTCCTCGTTCTCGCTGGGCCTGCGCAACCTGGTGATGGGCGTCGGCGCGCTCGTGATGCTGGTGGTGACCCACCCGTACGTGATGGTGCAGGTGCTCGGCGTGGTGCTGCTGGTGGTGCTGCCCGCGATGTGGTTCGGCCGGCGCGTGCGGCGGCTGTCGCGCGCCAGCCAGGACCGCGTGGCCGACTCGAGCGCCATCGCCGCGGAAGTGCTGAACGCCATCCCCGTCGTGCAGAGCTATGCGGCCGAAACGCGCGAGGCGCAGCGTTTTTCCGGCGCCACCGAGAACGCGTTCCGCACCGGCATCCGCCGCACCAAGGCCCGCGCCGCGCTGGTGGCCTTCGTCATCATCGCCAACGCGGCGCTGATGCTGTGGGGCCTGTACGAAGGCACGCAGGCCGTGCTGCGCGGCGAGCTCACCGCCGGCCAGCTGGGGCAGGCCGTGCTGTACGTCGGCATCTTCGCCGGCGCGATCGCCATCCTCGGCGAGGTCTATGGCGACCTGCTGCGCGCCGCCGGCGCCACCGAGCGCCTGATGGAGCTGCTGGCAAGCCGCTCGCCGGTGGCTTCGCCGGCGGTGCCCGTGGCCGCTCCGCGGCTGGGCGCCGGCAGCCGGGTCGAGTTCGACGGCATCCGCTTCTTCTATCCCTCGCGGCCGGCCACGCCGGCGCTGGATCGGTTCGACCTGGACGTGCGCCCGGGTGAAACGGTGGCCCTGGTCGGCCCCAGCGGCGCGGGCAAGAGCACGGTGTTCCAGTTGCTGCTGCGCTTCTACGATCCGCAGGAAGGCCGCATCGTCGTCGACGGCACGCCGATCCGCGACCTCGGCTTGCAGGACCTGCGGGATCGCATCGCGCTGGTGCCGCAGGAGGCGGTGATCTTCTCCGCTTCGGCGCGCGAGAACATCCGCTATGGCCGCCCCGGCGCGAGCGATGCGGAGGTGGAAGCGGCCGCACGCGGCGCCTTCGCGCACGATTTCATCGCCGCCCTGCCGGAAGGCTACGACACCTTCCTGGGCGAGCGCGGCGTGCGCCTGTCAGGCGGGCAGCGGCAACGCATCGCGATCGCGCGGGCGATGCTGAAGAACCCGCCCCTGCTGCTGCTGGACGAGGCCACCAGCGCGCTCGACGCCGAGAGCGAGCGCATGGTGCAGGCCGCGCTGGAAAGCGCGATGCAGGGCCGCACGACGCTGGTGATCGCGCACCGCCTGGCGACGGTGCAGAAGGCCCACCGCATCATCGTGCTCGATCACGGGAAGATCGTGGAGGCAGGGACGCATGAGGCCCTGCTGGCGGCGCAGGGGGTCTACGCGCGGCTGGCGGCGCTGCAGTTCATGACTTGA
- a CDS encoding DUF1178 family protein: MKVLNLQCSHGHGFEGWFASEDDFQDQLGRGLVECPMCGDAHVAKLPSAPRLNLGAAEPAPPKQPVMNTPDPKMQAAWLQMVKHVMANTEDVGEKFAEEARKIHYGETEERSIRGQASREETESLLEEGISVLPLPVPKGLKGPLQ, encoded by the coding sequence ATGAAGGTCCTGAATCTCCAATGCAGCCACGGCCATGGCTTCGAAGGCTGGTTCGCCTCGGAAGACGACTTCCAGGACCAGCTGGGGCGCGGCCTGGTCGAATGCCCGATGTGCGGTGACGCGCACGTCGCCAAGCTGCCCAGCGCGCCGCGCCTGAACCTGGGCGCCGCCGAGCCCGCGCCGCCCAAGCAGCCGGTGATGAACACGCCCGACCCCAAGATGCAGGCGGCGTGGCTGCAGATGGTGAAGCACGTCATGGCCAACACCGAGGACGTGGGCGAGAAATTCGCCGAGGAAGCGCGCAAGATCCACTACGGCGAAACCGAGGAGCGCAGCATCCGCGGCCAGGCTTCGCGCGAGGAAACCGAGTCCTTGCTGGAAGAGGGCATCTCGGTGCTGCCGCTGCCGGTTCCGAAGGGCTTGAAAGGTCCGTTGCAGTAG